The proteins below come from a single Thunnus thynnus chromosome 10, fThuThy2.1, whole genome shotgun sequence genomic window:
- the cblc gene encoding E3 ubiquitin-protein ligase CBL-C isoform X1 — translation MMAAAGSEASKSPKSSSQPPTSGDRRLVDKALRRLDKLYELCTNPRLGLRNSPPYLPDLVSETTTLVTQVWEPYQGSRVGGSQVPRGDEAKYLRVHMRNLLDKTERAILLFKEGREKIFEETSSYRRNLTKLSLLFSHMLWELKALFPGGFFQGDTYRVTKTEAGEFWRHSFGNKCIVQWNSFKEQLRSVHAFEEGMESMALKSTIDLTCNDHISVFEFDIFTRLFQPWRSLIRNWNQLAVTHPGYMAFLTYDQVVARLEHYLHRPGSYIFRLSCTRMGQWAIGHVTIEGGIIQTIPQNTPLYQALIEGFKGGCYLYPDGRDVNPDLTSLSEPTQRGKVRVTEEQYELYCEIGSTFQLCKICAERDKDTRIQPCGHLLCQPCLRGWQQKSAGYTCPYCRCDIRGTESILIQPYVPGNSQWEEEEVDETEEEEDHEDIEVVVKEMAALRKFSSLDYQVPSSHLSGPPLPPKNTMTPRGPSPSNRSQTSEYKTPTKNSRSHPAHSGNEAHRRHKQTNRNRWQEEESQSSEEENAHGLRPPPPHSLSHSTEHLSTTEARLPSSSSQMGVGRGANWLGPSSPVKQRRKHKERDERRPGHRKEESGLGEMARTMSS, via the exons ATGATGGCGGCAGCAGGTTCAGAAGCCTCCAAGAGTCCAAAATCCAGCTCCCAGCCCCCTACCAGCGGAGACCGGCGGCTGGTGGACAAAGCTCTCAGAAGACTGGATAAGCTCTACGAGTTGTGCACTAACCCTCGGCTGGGCCTGAGGAACAGTCCGCCATACCTTCCAGACCTGGTCTCTGAGACGACAACGCTGGTCACGCAGGTTTGGGAGCCATACCAAGGCTCCAGGGTGGGCGGCAGCCAGGTGCCCCGGGGAGATGAGGCCAAGTACCTGAGGGTCCATATGAGAAACCTGCTAGATAAGACTGAGAGGGCCATTCTACTGTTTAAAGAGGGGCGGGAGAAGATATTTGAGGAGACATCAAGCTACAG GAGGAATTTGACCAAACTGTCCTTGCTATTCAGTCACATGCTCTGGGAGCTGAAGGCCTTGTTTCCAGGGGGGTTCTTTCAGGGTGACACCTACAGGGTGACTAAAACAGAGGCTGGGGAGTTTTGGAGGCATTCATTTGGCAATAA atgtattgtgcaGTGGAATAGTTTTAAAGAGCAGCTGCGAAGTGTGCATGCATTTGAGGAAGGGATGGAGTCCATGGCTCTGAAGTCAACCATAGATCTCACCTGTAATGACCACATCTCTGTGTttgagtttgacattttcactAGACTGTTTCAG CCCTGGAGGTCACTTATTAGAAACTGGAACCAGCTAGCAGTGACCCATCCAGGATATATGGCCTTCCTCACCTACGACCAGGTTGTAGCTCGACTGGAACACTACTTACACAGACCTGGGAG CTATATCTTCCGTCTAAGCTGTACAAGAATGGGCCAGTGGGCTATTGGCCACGTGACCATTGAAGGTGGCATCATCCAGACCATCCCTCAGAATACACCTCTCTACCAGGCGCTCATTGAGGGCTTCAAGGGGGGCTG CTACCTGTACCCAGATGGCCGTGATGTTAACCCTGACCTGACGAGCTTGAGTGAACCAACCCAGAGGGGCAAAGTCAGAGTTACAGAA GAGCAGTATGAACTTTACTGTGAGATCGGCAGCACCTTCCAGCTGTGTAAAATCTGTGCAGAGAGGGATAAGGACACTCGTATTCAGCCTTGTGGCCATCTCCTGTGCCAACCCTGCCTCAGAGGCTGGCAG CAGAAGTCAGCTGGCTACACCTGCCCATACTGTCGCTGCGACATCAGAGGAACGGAGTCCATCCTCATCCAGCCCTACGTTCCAGGCAACAGCCaatgggaggaggaagaggtggacGAGACCGAGGAAGAAGAAGACCATGAGGACATTGAGGTTGTGGTAAAGGAAATGGCTGCCCTGAGGAAG TTTTCAAGTTTGGATTACCAGGTTCCCAGCTCCCACCTCAGTGGTCCACCTCTGCCCCCTAAAAACACCATGACCCCACGCGGTCCATCTCCCTCCAACCGATCCCAGACATCAGAATACAAGACACCAACAAAAAACTCCAGGTCCCATCCC GCTCACAGTGGCAATGAAGCACacagaagacacaaacagacaaacaggaaCAG GTGGCAGGAGGAAGAATCACAGAGCAGTGAGGAGGAGAACGCTCATGGGCTGAGACCGCCTCCGCCACATTCACTCTCCCACAG CACTGAGCACCTGAGTACCACAGAAGCAAGgttaccttcttcttcttcccagATGGGTGTCGGCC gTGGAGCAAATTGGCTCGGACCCTCCAGCCCAgtcaaacagagaagaaaacataaggagagagatgaaaggagaCCAGGGCACCGAAAAGAGGAAAGTGGCCTGGGAGAAATGGCGAGAACAATGTCatcctga
- the cblc gene encoding E3 ubiquitin-protein ligase CBL-C isoform X2, which yields MMAAAGSEASKSPKSSSQPPTSGDRRLVDKALRRLDKLYELCTNPRLGLRNSPPYLPDLVSETTTLVTQVWEPYQGSRVGGSQVPRGDEAKYLRVHMRNLLDKTERAILLFKEGREKIFEETSSYRRNLTKLSLLFSHMLWELKALFPGGFFQGDTYRVTKTEAGEFWRHSFGNKCIVQWNSFKEQLRSVHAFEEGMESMALKSTIDLTCNDHISVFEFDIFTRLFQPWRSLIRNWNQLAVTHPGYMAFLTYDQVVARLEHYLHRPGSYIFRLSCTRMGQWAIGHVTIEGGIIQTIPQNTPLYQALIEGFKGGCYLYPDGRDVNPDLTSLSEPTQRGKVRVTEEQYELYCEIGSTFQLCKICAERDKDTRIQPCGHLLCQPCLRGWQKSAGYTCPYCRCDIRGTESILIQPYVPGNSQWEEEEVDETEEEEDHEDIEVVVKEMAALRKFSSLDYQVPSSHLSGPPLPPKNTMTPRGPSPSNRSQTSEYKTPTKNSRSHPAHSGNEAHRRHKQTNRNRWQEEESQSSEEENAHGLRPPPPHSLSHSTEHLSTTEARLPSSSSQMGVGRGANWLGPSSPVKQRRKHKERDERRPGHRKEESGLGEMARTMSS from the exons ATGATGGCGGCAGCAGGTTCAGAAGCCTCCAAGAGTCCAAAATCCAGCTCCCAGCCCCCTACCAGCGGAGACCGGCGGCTGGTGGACAAAGCTCTCAGAAGACTGGATAAGCTCTACGAGTTGTGCACTAACCCTCGGCTGGGCCTGAGGAACAGTCCGCCATACCTTCCAGACCTGGTCTCTGAGACGACAACGCTGGTCACGCAGGTTTGGGAGCCATACCAAGGCTCCAGGGTGGGCGGCAGCCAGGTGCCCCGGGGAGATGAGGCCAAGTACCTGAGGGTCCATATGAGAAACCTGCTAGATAAGACTGAGAGGGCCATTCTACTGTTTAAAGAGGGGCGGGAGAAGATATTTGAGGAGACATCAAGCTACAG GAGGAATTTGACCAAACTGTCCTTGCTATTCAGTCACATGCTCTGGGAGCTGAAGGCCTTGTTTCCAGGGGGGTTCTTTCAGGGTGACACCTACAGGGTGACTAAAACAGAGGCTGGGGAGTTTTGGAGGCATTCATTTGGCAATAA atgtattgtgcaGTGGAATAGTTTTAAAGAGCAGCTGCGAAGTGTGCATGCATTTGAGGAAGGGATGGAGTCCATGGCTCTGAAGTCAACCATAGATCTCACCTGTAATGACCACATCTCTGTGTttgagtttgacattttcactAGACTGTTTCAG CCCTGGAGGTCACTTATTAGAAACTGGAACCAGCTAGCAGTGACCCATCCAGGATATATGGCCTTCCTCACCTACGACCAGGTTGTAGCTCGACTGGAACACTACTTACACAGACCTGGGAG CTATATCTTCCGTCTAAGCTGTACAAGAATGGGCCAGTGGGCTATTGGCCACGTGACCATTGAAGGTGGCATCATCCAGACCATCCCTCAGAATACACCTCTCTACCAGGCGCTCATTGAGGGCTTCAAGGGGGGCTG CTACCTGTACCCAGATGGCCGTGATGTTAACCCTGACCTGACGAGCTTGAGTGAACCAACCCAGAGGGGCAAAGTCAGAGTTACAGAA GAGCAGTATGAACTTTACTGTGAGATCGGCAGCACCTTCCAGCTGTGTAAAATCTGTGCAGAGAGGGATAAGGACACTCGTATTCAGCCTTGTGGCCATCTCCTGTGCCAACCCTGCCTCAGAGGCTGGCAG AAGTCAGCTGGCTACACCTGCCCATACTGTCGCTGCGACATCAGAGGAACGGAGTCCATCCTCATCCAGCCCTACGTTCCAGGCAACAGCCaatgggaggaggaagaggtggacGAGACCGAGGAAGAAGAAGACCATGAGGACATTGAGGTTGTGGTAAAGGAAATGGCTGCCCTGAGGAAG TTTTCAAGTTTGGATTACCAGGTTCCCAGCTCCCACCTCAGTGGTCCACCTCTGCCCCCTAAAAACACCATGACCCCACGCGGTCCATCTCCCTCCAACCGATCCCAGACATCAGAATACAAGACACCAACAAAAAACTCCAGGTCCCATCCC GCTCACAGTGGCAATGAAGCACacagaagacacaaacagacaaacaggaaCAG GTGGCAGGAGGAAGAATCACAGAGCAGTGAGGAGGAGAACGCTCATGGGCTGAGACCGCCTCCGCCACATTCACTCTCCCACAG CACTGAGCACCTGAGTACCACAGAAGCAAGgttaccttcttcttcttcccagATGGGTGTCGGCC gTGGAGCAAATTGGCTCGGACCCTCCAGCCCAgtcaaacagagaagaaaacataaggagagagatgaaaggagaCCAGGGCACCGAAAAGAGGAAAGTGGCCTGGGAGAAATGGCGAGAACAATGTCatcctga
- the LOC137191143 gene encoding trypsin-2-like, producing the protein MIGLIVLTLLGAAVAAPSDDRIVGGYDCPAHSQPWQVSLNLGYHFCGGSLINNQWIASAAHCWQNPYSQIAILGDNHIWIHEGTEQYMPVDAIYWHQSYDYQTLDYDIMLMKLAHPVTVNEYVSPVSLPTACPAPGTMCTVSGWGNIYSDSVFNPFYLQCLEVPILSHEQCDTAYPAMITDHMVCAGYLEGGKDACQGDSGGPLVCNGELHGIVSWGQGCAQPNYPGVYTKVCSLLPWINEILSTYS; encoded by the exons ATGATTGGCCTGATCGTGCTCACACTCTTGGGTGCTGCAG TGGCAGCCCCTTCGGATGACAGGATTGTGGGTGGCTACGATTGTCCAGCTCACTCTCAACCCTGGCAGGTGTCCCTGAACCTCGGCTACCACTTCTGTGGTGGCTCCCTCATTAACAACCAGTGGATCGCCTCTGCTGCCCATTGCTGGCAAAA CCCCTATTCACAGATTGCCATCCTGGGTGACAACCACATCTGGATCCATGAGGGCACGGAGCAGTACATGCCTGTAGATGCCATCTACTGGCATCAGAGTTACGACTACCAGACCCTGGACTACGACATCATGCTGATGAAGCTGGCGCACCCTGTCACCGTGAACGAGTACGTCAGTCCTGTGTCCCTGCCCACAGCCTGCCCAGCACCTGGGACCATGTGCACTGTATCTGGATGGGGAAACATCTACTCTGATTCAG TGTTCAACCCATTTTACCTCCAGTGTTTGGAAGTCCCCATTCTGTCCCATGAGCAGTGTGACACCGCCTACCCTGCCATGATCACTGACCACATGGTGTGTGCCGGATACCTGGAGGGAGGCAAGGATGCTTGTCAG GGTGACTCCGGTGGTCCTCTGGTGTGTAACGGGGAGCTGCATGGTATTGTCTCTTGGGGCCAGGGCTGCGCTCAGCCCAACTACCCAGGTGTTTACACCAaagtctgctctctgctgccctGGATCAATGAGATTCTCTCCACATACAGCTAG